A genomic segment from Daphnia pulex isolate KAP4 chromosome 5, ASM2113471v1 encodes:
- the LOC124194300 gene encoding chorion peroxidase-like, whose protein sequence is MLWILFVLPIAILARHPRPNPIAIVANGGCGPQYACKPATQCSVWYAELRTHSSKPCSDAQGFIGLCCPDVVHVKSVATKQPAIRKNRVLPPVQSVPTKILEKLARSARADLLQINTIEENLSSRKVMMSETSMAWGHSNNNGPLEMSRIQSDKALLVVNAARRLQDKLLLSPEQAGLGLQTIDTRLSLLEDTCPRLPVCIITKYRTFDGTCNNLQQPSWGSALTPLERLATPEYGDGIWDPKIGNSGKQLPNVRVVRTTIVTDENFPAVDMTHMLMQWGQFVNHDMIRVPSFRTANQSNIECCTAEGGIIPPEMRHPHCFPIDIPANDPFYGPRGVRCLNFVRSMIAPRIECRMGYAEQMDENTHFLDASHVYGSSPVIAASLRQFVGGRLKISKIEGRPYPPQNLLDESCIGKTPGFGCFVSGDVRTNQIMTLTSLHIIFLRQHNLLASKLAAINPHWNDEVLYQETRRIVGALMQHITYNEFLPSLLGRTTMDAYGLTPQTHGYSSSYDEKANPSVANEFASAAFRMGHSLIQGAMNLVEENGKVRVELMRNWFNNPSLLRQAGILDAVLRGMIDQWPQKVDEWVSEDVTNHLFQRPKKDFGLDLVAINMWRGRDHGLPGYNTYRQVCGLSPMTNFQDLLEVMDRSVVDRLASVYRSVNDIDLYIGGLVERHLPGSMLGPVFSCIISDQFARSKEGDRFFYEHGGHQNSFSSAQLQEIRKMSLAAIICDNGDHIFKVQPLVFRHPSPTNPRVNCKSSTISRMNLAAWKN, encoded by the exons atgttgtggattttatttgttttacctaTTGCTATCTTGGCTCGTCATCCACGTCCGAATCCGATTGCCATTGTCGCAAATGGTGGTTGTGGACCTCAGTATGCCTGTAAGCCGGCTACCCAGTGTTCCGTTTGGTATGCCGAACTTCGAACGCATTCATCGAAACCTTGTTCGGATGCTCAAGGGTTCATTGGGCTCTGTTGCCCAGATGTTGTTCACGTGAAAT CTGTAGCAACCAAGCAACCAGCGATCCGTAAAAATCGCGTGCTCCCCCCTGTGCAATCTGTTCCAACGAAAATTTTAGAGAAATTGGCTCGGTCGGCTCGTGCTGATTTGCTTCAAATTAACACA ATCGAAGAAAATCTAAGCAGTAGAAAAGTTATGATGAGTGAAACTTCAATGGCTTGGGGTCACTCAAATAATAATGGCCCTTTAGAAATGTCCCGCATTCAAAGCGACAAAGCCCTGTTGGTCGTTAACGCTGCTCGACGATTGCAGGACAA GTTACTACTTTCACCAGAACAGGCTGGACTTGGATTACAAACGATCGACACAAGATTAAGTTTGTTAGAGGATACATGTCCTCGACTCCCGGTATGTATAATTACAAAATATCGGACTTTTGACGGCACTTGCAACAACTTGCAACAACCTTCTTGGGGTAGCGCATTAACGCCACTCGAACGCTTAGCTACACCGGAATATGGTGATG GTATATGGGATCCAAAAATCGGTAATTCGGGAAAACAACTTCCCAATGTTCGTGTCGTCAGGACTACTATAGTTACCGACGAAAACTTCCCAGCTGTAGATATGACGCATATGCTTATGCAATGGGGGCAGTTTGTGAATCATGACATGATCCGTGTTCCATCGTTCCGAACTG ccAATCAATCCAACATTGAATGCTGTACTGCAGAGGGTGGGATCATTCCACCTGAAATGCGCCATCCTCACTGTTTCCCAATTGACATTCCAGCCAACGATCCTTTCTATGGTCCCAGAGGTGTACGATGCTTGAACTTTGTTCGATCCATGATTGCTCCTCGGATAGAATGTCGAATGGGTTATGCGGAACAAATGGATGAGAATACTCACTTTCTCGATGCGTCACATGTATACGGATCATCACCCGTTATTGCTGCCAGTTTGCGTCAGTTTGTCGGAGGTCGTCTGAAAATCTCCAAAATTGAAGGTCGGCCTTACCCTCCCCAAAATCTTCTAGATGAAAGTTGTATTGGCAAGACTCCAggatttggttgttttgtaTCAG GCGATGTGCGTACCAATCAAATTATGACACTTACATCGTTGCACATCATTTTCCTGCGTCAGCATAATTTACTTGCGAGCAAATTGGCTGCTATCAACCCTCATTGGAATGATGAAGTTCTGTATCAAGAAACTCGACGCATTGTTGGTGCCTTGATGCAGCACATCACCTACAACGAATTCCTTCCGTCTTTACTCGGTCGAACAACGATGGACGCTTATGGCCTCACGCCGCAAACCCATGGATACTCTTCAAGTTACGACGAGAAAGCCAACCCATCAGTTGCGAACGAATTTGCCTCGGCTGCCTTCCGTATGGGACACTCTCTCATCCAGGGTGCAATGAA TTTAGTGGAGGAAAACGGTAAAGTCCGAGTGGAACTGATGCGAAACTGGTTCAACAATCCTTCTTTACTTCGCCAAGCTGGCATATTGGACGCTGTATTGCGAGGAATGATCGACCAGTGGCCCCAAAAGGTGGACGAATGGGTCTCTGAGGACGTAACGAATCATCTCTTTCAAAG accAAAGAAAGATTTTGGATTGGATCTTGTAGCTATCAATATGTGGCGTGGACGTGATCACGGCCTTCCTGGTTACAATACCTATCGTCAAGTGTGCGGATTGTCACCCATGACCAACTTTCAGGATCTCTTGGAAGTCATGGATCGTTCAGTAGTGGATCGTTTGGCTTCAGTTTATCGCTCCGTCAACGACATTGACCTTTATATTGGTGGCCTAGTTGAGCGACATTTGCCTGGGTCAATGCTCGGTCCAGTTTTTTCGTGTATAATTTCCGATCAATTTGCACGTTCGAAGGAGGGAGACCGTTTTTTCTACGAACACGGGGgacatcaaaattcattttcatcag CTCAGTTGCAAGAAATCCGTAAAATGAGTTTAGCAGCGATCATCTGTGACAACGGTGACCATATATTCAAGGTTCAGCCGTTAGTTTTCCGCCATCCTTCACCTAC GAATCCTCGTGTCAACTGCAAATCGTCGACAATTTCGCGTATGAATCTTGCTGCCTGGAAAAACTAA
- the LOC124194302 gene encoding chorion peroxidase-like yields MWWILLFLPTVILAYHPSPNSTVFIANGRCGHQYACKPATQCSVWYDELHLYSSKPCTDTRGYVGLCCPDVAHVKSVLNTKIDTNLPISSTQSIPLKLLEQTSRAARIDLIDMNVVEENLNYNQIKMTENSMAWTHATGMAPMEMTHNEGVKALLIVNAARHLQDNLSLSSQQAALGLQGIDTRLSFLGDTCPRLPVCLLNKYRTFDGTCNNLRQPSWGSARSPLERLAPPEYDDGIWDPKIRKAGKQLPNVRLIRNVIVTDGNYPAVDMTHMFMQWGQFVDHDMVQVPQFRTANQSNIECCTAEGGIISPEMRHPHCFPIDIQANDPFYGPRGVRCLNFVRSMIAPRIECRMGYADQMNQLTHFIDASHVYGPSPVIAASLRQFVGGRLKISKIEGRIYPSQNFEDSSCVGRTGGFGCFVSGDLRTNQIMTLTSLHIIFLRQHNLLANKLAAINPHWNDEVLYQETRRIVGALMQHITYNEFLPSLLGRTTMDAYGLTPQTHGYSSSYDENANPSITNEFATAAFRMGHSLIQGAMNLVEEDGKVRVELMRNWFNNPSLLRQAGILDAVLRGMIDQWPQKVDEWVSEDVTNHLFQRPKKDFGLDLVAINIWRGRDHGLPGYNTYRQVCGLPPLTNFTDLLDVMDRSVVDRLASVYGSVNDIDLYIGGLVEHHLPGSMLGPVFSCIIADQFARSKEGDRFFYEHGGYPNSFSPAQLQEIRKMSLAAIICDNADRIFKVQLLVFRHPSTTNLRVNCQSSMITRMNLAAWIQ; encoded by the exons ATGTGGtggattttactttttctacCCACTGTCATTTTGGCTTACCATCCCAGTCCGAATTCTACCGTTTTTATCGCAAATGGTAGATGTGGACACCAGTATGCCTGTAAGCCAGCTACCCAGTGTTCCGTTTGGTATGACGAACTTCATTTGTATTCATCGAAACCCTGCACCGACACACGGGGTTACGTCGGCCTTTGCTGTCCTGATGTTGCTCATGTGAAAT CTGTGTTGAACACGAAAATCGATACGAACTTGCCGATCTCATCTACTCAATCGATCCCTTTAAAACTGCTGGAGCAGACTTCCCGTGCAGCTCGAATCGATTTGATTGACATGAACGTA GTTGAAGAAAATCTCAATtacaaccaaataaaaatgactgaAAATTCAATGGCCTGGACGCACGCAACTGGCATGGCTCCAATGGAAATGACACATAATGAAGGAGTCAAAGCTCTCCTGATAGTCAACGCTGCCCGACATTTGCAGGACAA TTTATCACTTTCATCGCAACAAGCTGCACTCGGATTACAGGGGATTGACACTAGATTGAGTTTCCTAGGAGACACGTGTCCTCGACTTCCTGTATGTTTACTGAATAAATATCGGACTTTCGATGGAACTTGCAACAACCTGCGACAACCTTCCTGGGGTAGCGCACGGTCACCTTTGGAAAGACTGGCTCCACCTGAATACGATGACG GTATATGGGATCCGAAAATCCGCAAAGCAGGCAAACAGCTTCCCAATGTTCGTCTAATCAGAAATGTTATAGTTACTGACGGAAACTATCCAGCTGTAGATATGACGCACATGTTTATGCAATGGGGGCAATTTGTGGATCATGATATGGTTCAAGTGCCACAATTCCGAACGG cCAATCAATCAAACATTGAATGCTGCACTGCAGAAGGTGGGATCATCTCACCTGAAATGCGCCATCCTCACTGCTTCCCAATTGATATTCAAGCCAACGATCCTTTCTATGGACCCAGAGGTGTACGATGCTTGAACTTTGTTCGATCGATGATTGCCCCTCGGATAGAATGTCGAATGGGTTATGCAGatcaaatgaatcaacttACCCACTTTATCGATGCCTCGCATGTATACGGACCATCACCCGTTATTGCTGCCAGTTTGCGTCAGTTTGTAGGAGGTCGTCTGAAAATCTCCAAAATTGAAGGTCGTATTTACCCATCGCAAAATTTCGAAGACTCAAGTTGCGTCGGTCGAACTGGTGGctttggttgttttgtttcag GCGATTTGCGTACCAATCAAATTATGACACTTACATCGTTGCACATCATTTTCCTGCGTCAGCATAATTTACTTGCGAACAAATTGGCTGCTATCAACCCTCATTGGAATGATGAAGTTCTGTATCAAGAAACTCGACGCATTGTTGGTGCCTTGATGCAGCACATCACCTACAACGAATTCCTTCCGTCTTTACTCGGTCGAACAACGATGGACGCTTACGGCCTCACACCGCAAACCCATGGATACTCTTCAAGTTACGACGAGAATGCCAACCCATCAATTACGAACGAATTTGCCACGGCTGCCTTCCGTATGGGACACTCTCTCATCCAGGGTGCAATGAA TTTAGTGGAGGAAGACGGTAAAGTCCGAGTGGAACTGATGCGAAACTGGTTCAACAATCCTTCTTTACTTCGCCAAGCTGGCATATTGGACGCTGTATTGCGAGGAATGATCGACCAGTGGCCCCAAAAGGTAGACGAATGGGTCTCTGAGGACGTAACGAATCATCTCTTTCAAAG accAAAGAAAGATTTTGGATTGGATCTTGTAGCTATCAATATATGGCGTGGACGTGATCACGGCCTGCCTGGTTACAATACCTATCGTCAAGTGTGCGGATTGCCTCCCTTGACGAACTTTACGGATCTCTTGGATGTTATGGATCGTTCGGTGGTGGATCGTTTGGCTTCAGTTTATGGCTCCGTCAACGACATTGACCTATATATTGGTGGCCTAGTTGAGCACCATTTGCCTGGGTCGATGCTCGGTCCAGTTTTCTCGTGTATAATTGCTGATCAATTTGCACGTTCGAAAGAGGGCGACCGTTTTTTTTACGAACACGGCGGATATCCGAATTCGTTTTCACCAG CTCAGTTGCAAGAAATCCGTAAAATGAGTTTAGCAGCGATCATCTGTGACAACGCCGACCGTATATTCAAGGTTCAGCTGCTGGTTTTCCGCCATCCTTCAACTAC gAATCTTCGCGTCAATTGTCAATCGTCAATGATTACTCGTATGAATCTTGCCGCATGGATACAATAA